From the genome of Gracilibacillus salitolerans, one region includes:
- a CDS encoding carbohydrate ABC transporter permease, protein MKDTNKKWAFIFIAANLVLFLVFFAWPAILGVYYSLTEYNGNVATFIGLENYINLFQDSSFYKAMSRTFLYTLIGVPFVYVTSLFVSVMLTSKHTKGKNVAKVIFFFPWLVSPIVVGVLWRWMFGESFGFVNYMIQLIGGDPIPWSSNGNFAFLVVLFATAWGGTAFNMLIFMGALISIPKSLYEAADVDGGSGWQKFLHITLPSIRSTSFLVILLAVFNLMKEFPMVQSLTNGGPGTDTTFIVQYIYETGFDQMKVGYASAASMVLFVILLVFSLIQFKFAKGGRVDE, encoded by the coding sequence ATGAAAGATACAAATAAAAAATGGGCATTTATTTTTATAGCTGCAAACTTGGTGTTGTTTCTTGTCTTTTTTGCATGGCCAGCTATTTTAGGTGTCTACTATTCATTGACAGAATATAACGGCAATGTAGCAACGTTTATTGGATTAGAAAACTATATTAATTTGTTTCAAGATTCTAGTTTTTATAAGGCTATGTCACGGACATTCTTATATACATTGATAGGTGTTCCTTTCGTATATGTAACTTCCCTATTTGTCTCCGTAATGCTTACCAGTAAGCATACAAAAGGTAAAAATGTTGCAAAAGTTATTTTCTTCTTTCCATGGCTAGTTTCTCCTATAGTAGTAGGTGTTCTTTGGAGATGGATGTTTGGTGAAAGTTTTGGTTTCGTTAATTATATGATTCAGCTAATTGGCGGAGATCCGATACCATGGTCATCAAATGGAAATTTTGCTTTTTTAGTTGTGTTGTTTGCTACAGCCTGGGGAGGTACAGCATTTAATATGCTTATATTCATGGGGGCACTGATCAGTATTCCAAAGTCACTATATGAAGCAGCAGATGTAGATGGAGGTTCTGGATGGCAAAAGTTTTTGCACATCACCTTACCTTCTATTAGATCAACATCATTTCTAGTTATTTTACTGGCTGTATTCAATTTGATGAAGGAATTTCCAATGGTTCAATCTTTGACCAATGGTGGGCCTGGAACAGATACAACTTTTATTGTCCAATACATCTATGAAACAGGCTTTGACCAAATGAAAGTAGGATATGCAAGTGCAGCATCCATGGTGTTGTTTGTCATCTTACTTGTATTCTCATTAATACAATTTAAATTTGCAAAAGGGGGAAGGGTAGATGAATAG
- a CDS encoding LacI family DNA-binding transcriptional regulator: MKVTIYDVAEKAGVSIATVSKVINNTGNMRDTTRQKVMKVMEELNYFPSVMASALTGKKTQTLGLLVPDISNPFFSEMARTIEDRAHERGLSVIMCSTDEDEEKEKKYLELLRRKQVDGFIIASSFHEKKLLEDIKNTRIPLVMLTQDAGSLGVTSVSVDDFTGGFEATSHLLSLGHQNIVIIAEQRLSSKMRIYGFREAYETNGYKYQEDMVIQTTASIENGKKSLEEILKKKERPSAIFACNDLIAIGVIQGAREHGINIPVDMSVVGFDNTILATTTVPSLTTVAQPINEMGKKVVDVIVSNINNEEPNAERILFKPKLMVRNTSGVCNNFTKA; encoded by the coding sequence GTGAAGGTTACAATTTATGATGTGGCAGAAAAAGCTGGTGTTTCAATAGCTACAGTATCAAAAGTGATTAATAATACTGGGAATATGCGAGATACAACAAGACAAAAGGTCATGAAAGTAATGGAGGAATTAAATTATTTTCCTAGTGTTATGGCTTCTGCTTTAACTGGAAAGAAAACGCAGACACTTGGTTTATTGGTTCCGGATATATCTAATCCTTTCTTTTCTGAAATGGCTAGAACGATTGAAGACAGAGCCCATGAGAGAGGCTTGAGTGTGATTATGTGTAGTACAGATGAAGATGAAGAAAAGGAAAAAAAGTATTTGGAATTATTACGTAGGAAACAAGTAGATGGCTTCATTATTGCTTCATCTTTTCATGAGAAAAAGTTATTAGAAGATATAAAAAATACGAGGATACCGCTAGTGATGTTAACACAAGATGCAGGTTCTTTAGGTGTGACCTCAGTTTCTGTAGATGATTTTACTGGTGGTTTTGAGGCTACTTCTCATTTGTTGTCTTTGGGTCATCAAAATATAGTAATAATCGCTGAACAAAGGTTAAGTAGTAAAATGAGAATTTATGGATTTAGAGAAGCATATGAAACGAATGGATATAAATATCAGGAAGACATGGTAATACAGACAACAGCCTCTATTGAAAATGGAAAGAAGAGTTTGGAAGAAATTCTAAAGAAAAAAGAAAGACCTTCTGCTATATTTGCATGTAACGATTTAATAGCAATTGGCGTTATTCAAGGCGCAAGAGAACATGGTATTAATATCCCTGTGGATATGTCCGTTGTTGGATTTGATAATACTATTTTGGCTACGACGACAGTCCCTTCTCTTACTACTGTTGCTCAACCTATTAATGAAATGGGGAAAAAAGTAGTTGATGTTATTGTTAGCAATATTAATAATGAGGAACCAAATGCTGAGCGAATATTGTTTAAACCAAAACTGATGGTAAGGAACACTTCAGGGGTTTGTAATAATTTTACCAAGGCATGA
- a CDS encoding carbohydrate ABC transporter permease, with product MNSKLTDRFSTVMLTTALFIVAFMYLFPILWLLLSSLKPGSELFSYPLTILPETPTVDGYAYSWSTMQFIKYFINTLIVAVITTLLTVIASATCGFALAKYNYKWLNVFLICMLATTMLPTEVIMTPTFSVILELGLYDSLSGLIIPSINTATGIFMFRQYFMTVPNDLLESARIDGAHEGKIFFQLMLPIAKPVVITLAIFSFQWRWNDYIWPLIVLSDPNKYTVQIALRSLIGADNIDWVLLLSSSIISLVPMIIIFIVFQRYIMDTGATSGLKG from the coding sequence ATGAATAGTAAATTAACCGACAGATTTTCAACAGTAATGCTAACTACAGCACTTTTTATAGTTGCTTTTATGTACCTTTTCCCTATTTTGTGGTTATTACTAAGTTCTCTTAAACCGGGAAGTGAGTTGTTTTCGTATCCTTTAACCATTCTCCCTGAAACCCCTACGGTGGATGGCTATGCATACTCATGGTCTACCATGCAGTTTATTAAATACTTTATCAATACGTTGATCGTAGCAGTAATCACAACCTTATTAACCGTTATAGCAAGTGCCACTTGTGGTTTTGCCTTGGCTAAATACAACTATAAATGGTTAAATGTCTTTTTAATCTGTATGTTAGCGACAACTATGTTGCCTACAGAGGTCATTATGACTCCAACTTTCTCCGTGATTTTGGAGTTAGGGCTTTATGATAGTTTGTCAGGTTTAATCATTCCATCCATTAATACTGCAACAGGGATATTTATGTTCCGTCAGTATTTCATGACTGTACCTAATGATTTATTAGAATCTGCTAGAATTGATGGTGCGCATGAAGGGAAAATATTCTTCCAGTTGATGTTACCAATAGCTAAACCTGTAGTCATTACATTAGCGATCTTTTCTTTCCAATGGAGATGGAATGATTATATTTGGCCGTTAATTGTATTGAGTGATCCTAATAAATATACTGTTCAAATTGCATTACGCAGTCTTATTGGAGCAGATAATATAGACTGGGTGTTATTACTATCGTCTTCTATTATATCTCTAGTTCCAATGATCATTATTTTCATTGTATTCCAACGGTATATCATGGATACAGGTGCGACTTCAGGTTTGAAAGGATAG
- the iolE gene encoding myo-inosose-2 dehydratase: protein MFDKNAIQLGIAPIGWTNDDMPELGGDITFEQCVSEMALAGFTGTEVGNKYPKDVDKLKNSLQLRGLSIASAWFSAYLTTKPYEETQEAFVKHRDFLYAMGSKVIVVSEQGKSIQGEMDTPLFENKPIFSEQEWHVLADGLNKLGELAKEKDMKLVFHHHMGTGVQTSEEIDRLMDMTEEDFVYLLFDTGHLYFSGDDPLYILNKYLHRIKHVHLKDVRNDVAELVKREKLSFLQAVKEGVFTVPGDGSYDFKPVFEMLSQSTYKGWLLVEAEQNPEKANPLEYALIARKYLREEAGI from the coding sequence ATGTTTGATAAAAATGCTATCCAATTAGGGATTGCGCCAATTGGTTGGACAAATGATGATATGCCTGAACTAGGTGGCGATATTACATTTGAACAATGTGTTAGTGAAATGGCTTTGGCAGGTTTTACGGGTACAGAAGTCGGTAATAAATACCCAAAAGATGTAGATAAACTAAAGAATTCACTTCAACTAAGAGGTCTAAGTATCGCAAGTGCATGGTTTAGTGCTTACTTAACTACGAAGCCATATGAAGAAACGCAAGAAGCATTTGTTAAGCATCGAGATTTCTTATATGCAATGGGGTCAAAGGTGATTGTGGTATCTGAGCAAGGAAAAAGTATTCAAGGAGAAATGGATACACCGTTATTTGAAAACAAACCAATATTCTCAGAACAAGAATGGCATGTTTTAGCTGACGGACTAAATAAACTTGGAGAATTAGCGAAAGAAAAAGATATGAAGTTGGTGTTTCATCATCATATGGGAACTGGTGTGCAGACATCTGAAGAAATCGACCGATTAATGGACATGACCGAGGAAGATTTTGTGTATTTATTATTTGATACAGGGCATCTTTATTTTTCTGGGGATGATCCGCTTTATATTTTAAATAAATACCTACATCGTATTAAACATGTTCACTTAAAAGATGTTCGGAATGATGTAGCTGAACTTGTAAAAAGAGAGAAGTTAAGTTTTCTGCAAGCAGTTAAGGAAGGTGTGTTTACCGTTCCAGGAGATGGCTCCTATGATTTTAAACCGGTCTTTGAAATGCTCTCTCAGTCAACCTATAAAGGTTGGTTATTAGTGGAGGCGGAACAGAATCCAGAAAAGGCAAATCCATTAGAATATGCATTAATTGCGCGAAAATATTTGCGAGAAGAAGCCGGTATTTAA
- a CDS encoding prenyltransferase/squalene oxidase repeat-containing protein codes for MNWYNQLVHKNDENTKMYIKHQVNDRNSRYFGGIINLSTGIPSPSHTGTGSVIGSWVCSYVNKDSEYYHQMKLKEKIEYALDYMLNQQHEDGTISPGWTNYHSPPDTAFIITGFAQLYWLLQKDGAEELKKKIKLFLQRTIPAMLTGGCHTPNHRWVLASALSNLYTIFNKPELKQRAEEWLQEGMDITEDGEWTERSNGIYNAVSNICLYHTASLLGKPELFNYIRKNLDMMKFLVHPNGEVVTDYSGRQDLGNTFDLSPYHLIYRLMAFKDENPQYMAMADLALENFKDIGPVNNHIMLGYLAFPFIQDEGIERDELPKEYELFINENYNVKDNLNKMETVGHHSKIKHSSMHTSFGAQTVRYRKNDISATIMGMNPSFFSLRHGNIKLLGTQIYTSFSPGVIEFDSVERIDGGYRLSTVLEKGYTGPLPISSRSMRSDTSVWYLLPHQLRESTHTQTHRVWVDIKREENEWTIQLQTDGLRDVFIQAVFIFDSNIKIKGNGIEKIEENNYFWKNDSLVIQDEHDKMTLLTGGYEHWQKSLGDISASKNLQIYRVNLVSPSKKQFKLFLS; via the coding sequence ATGAATTGGTATAACCAACTTGTTCATAAAAATGATGAAAACACTAAAATGTATATAAAACATCAAGTGAATGATAGAAATAGCAGATACTTCGGAGGAATTATAAATCTATCTACAGGTATACCAAGTCCTAGTCACACTGGTACTGGTAGTGTGATTGGGAGTTGGGTATGCTCGTATGTTAATAAAGATTCAGAATACTATCATCAAATGAAATTGAAAGAAAAGATTGAATATGCATTAGATTATATGTTAAACCAACAACACGAGGATGGAACGATATCACCGGGTTGGACAAATTATCATTCACCACCAGATACGGCTTTCATAATAACAGGATTTGCACAACTTTATTGGTTATTACAAAAAGATGGTGCTGAGGAGTTAAAGAAAAAGATCAAGTTATTTTTACAAAGAACCATTCCTGCTATGTTAACTGGAGGTTGTCATACCCCTAATCATCGTTGGGTTTTGGCTTCGGCCCTGTCAAACCTTTATACTATCTTTAATAAGCCAGAATTAAAACAAAGAGCAGAAGAATGGTTGCAAGAAGGAATGGATATAACAGAGGATGGTGAATGGACGGAAAGAAGTAATGGTATATATAACGCTGTCAGCAATATTTGTTTATATCATACGGCATCACTATTAGGTAAGCCTGAATTATTTAATTATATACGAAAAAATCTCGATATGATGAAGTTTCTTGTACATCCAAATGGGGAGGTTGTTACCGATTATTCGGGTAGACAAGATCTGGGAAACACGTTTGATTTGTCCCCATATCACTTAATATACCGATTAATGGCCTTTAAGGATGAAAACCCCCAATATATGGCGATGGCTGATTTAGCATTAGAAAATTTTAAGGACATAGGCCCTGTCAATAATCATATTATGCTTGGTTACCTAGCTTTTCCTTTTATTCAGGATGAGGGTATTGAAAGAGATGAACTACCAAAAGAATACGAACTATTTATTAACGAGAATTATAATGTGAAAGATAATTTGAACAAAATGGAAACAGTAGGTCATCACTCTAAAATAAAACATAGTAGCATGCATACTTCTTTTGGTGCACAAACTGTAAGATATCGTAAAAATGATATAAGTGCGACAATAATGGGGATGAATCCATCGTTTTTCTCTTTGCGTCACGGTAATATAAAACTGTTGGGTACTCAGATATATACTAGTTTTTCCCCAGGTGTAATCGAATTTGATTCAGTAGAGAGAATAGATGGTGGTTATCGCTTATCAACTGTATTAGAAAAAGGCTACACGGGACCTTTACCAATATCAAGTAGGAGCATGCGAAGTGATACAAGTGTATGGTATCTTCTTCCCCATCAATTAAGAGAGTCTACACATACGCAGACTCATCGAGTTTGGGTAGATATTAAGAGAGAAGAAAATGAATGGACCATTCAATTACAAACAGATGGCTTACGGGATGTGTTTATTCAAGCTGTTTTTATTTTTGATTCAAATATAAAAATTAAAGGAAACGGAATCGAAAAAATCGAAGAGAATAATTATTTTTGGAAAAATGATTCCTTAGTTATTCAAGATGAACACGATAAAATGACGCTATTAACTGGAGGATATGAACATTGGCAAAAATCTTTAGGAGATATAAGTGCAAGTAAAAATCTCCAAATCTATCGAGTAAATCTGGTTTCCCCAAGTAAGAAACAATTTAAACTGTTTTTATCTTAA
- a CDS encoding ABC transporter substrate-binding protein, translating into MKKTFLLLFVLLSTILVACSGNNSESNGESGSESNGEKMQFYVSGDTVEGSALTKMSEKYTEETGVEIEVVDVPYDDMVTKITNMMRAEEPPALARVTGFNPAWNGKLMDLTEVAEQNNVMVDMGITVEDKLVAPPLDLTAVGMFINKSLFEEAGVSYPESEEEVWTWEEFLNSISTVVEETDAQYGMVMDNSEHRLNAFLYQHGSKGFYPDGDEYTTNEETEDALQRFIDMNDNTIMPKAVWTAGEDASSMFKSGRVAAYMSGSWQITDFASNIEDFEWEAVYMPYEDVRATNLGGNYLVGFEGSGQEEQAREFIDWLYQKENYEELATYGGYLPVTEDAEVEYELAQEAYQLYQDEIAASDPIASQQRNELVVKQLISQRSLGSSLADEMITTLNDEQSLDEAIENVKVEMTEAYID; encoded by the coding sequence GTGAAGAAGACATTTTTATTACTCTTTGTATTACTATCAACTATATTAGTGGCATGTTCAGGTAATAATAGTGAATCTAATGGAGAATCAGGGTCTGAATCTAACGGAGAAAAAATGCAGTTTTATGTATCTGGTGACACTGTAGAAGGTTCTGCTTTAACTAAAATGTCAGAGAAATATACAGAAGAGACTGGTGTAGAGATTGAGGTTGTGGATGTTCCTTATGATGATATGGTTACCAAAATAACTAATATGATGCGGGCAGAAGAACCACCAGCATTGGCTCGTGTTACAGGTTTTAATCCAGCTTGGAACGGAAAGTTAATGGATTTAACGGAGGTTGCTGAACAAAATAATGTGATGGTTGATATGGGAATTACGGTTGAAGATAAATTAGTAGCCCCACCATTAGATCTTACGGCAGTTGGTATGTTTATTAATAAATCTTTGTTTGAAGAAGCTGGTGTTTCTTATCCAGAAAGTGAAGAAGAAGTGTGGACATGGGAAGAATTTCTAAATTCAATAAGTACAGTAGTGGAAGAAACAGATGCACAATACGGGATGGTAATGGATAACTCAGAACATAGATTAAATGCATTTTTATATCAGCATGGAAGTAAGGGTTTCTATCCAGATGGTGATGAATATACGACAAACGAAGAAACAGAAGATGCACTTCAACGATTTATAGATATGAATGATAATACGATTATGCCAAAAGCAGTGTGGACAGCAGGGGAAGATGCTTCATCCATGTTTAAGAGTGGTAGAGTTGCTGCTTACATGTCAGGTTCTTGGCAAATAACAGATTTCGCTTCAAATATTGAAGATTTTGAATGGGAAGCAGTGTATATGCCGTACGAAGATGTAAGGGCTACCAATCTTGGCGGGAACTACTTAGTAGGATTTGAGGGGTCCGGTCAAGAAGAACAAGCGAGAGAATTTATTGATTGGTTATATCAAAAAGAAAACTACGAAGAGTTGGCGACATACGGTGGTTACTTACCGGTAACGGAAGATGCAGAGGTTGAATATGAATTAGCTCAAGAGGCATATCAACTTTATCAAGACGAGATTGCTGCTTCAGATCCAATTGCAAGTCAACAGCGTAATGAATTAGTTGTAAAACAATTAATATCCCAAAGAAGTCTCGGTAGTTCCTTAGCCGATGAAATGATCACTACTTTAAATGATGAGCAAAGTTTAGACGAAGCAATTGAAAATGTCAAAGTAGAAATGACCGAAGCTTATATAGATTAA
- the iolD gene encoding 3D-(3,5/4)-trihydroxycyclohexane-1,2-dione acylhydrolase (decyclizing) — protein sequence MKLTTAQALVKFLNQQYIEVDGQENKLFKGIFTIFGHGNVLGIGQALEEESGDLEVYQGRNEQGMAHAAAAFAKQKLHQQLIACTSSVGPGSANMVTAAATATANNIPLLLIPGDTFATRQPDPVLQQIEQAHDPTISTNDAFKPVSKYWDRITRPEQIMTALINAMRVLTRQAETGAVTLAIPQDVQTEAYDYPDYFFKKRVHRFHKRKPDDYELNQVVSLIKEKQRPLIICGGGVRYSEAGNVLASFCETYNIPFGETQAGKSAVVSDHPLNLGGIGVTGNFAANRIANQADLIIGIGTRFTDFTTSSKQLFQHKDVDFVSINNSDYHASKLDAHKLVADAKIALEQLNQQLLQHDYHTSYKDEITHIKKEWQEEVRRLYNVNNQSSDFTPEIEGHLDEQLEEYQKVLQASLTQTQAIGVINQHITDDSIIVGSSGSLPGDLQRMWINRRPNTYHLEYGYSCMGYEISGSLGVKLASPQQEVYAMVGDGSYLMLHSELITSIQEGQKINVLLFDNAGFGCINNLQMDHGMGSFGTEFRKRDQQTRQLTGDILPISYAESAAAYGVTTYTATTPEELIAAIEDAKKQSVSTLIDIKVLPKTMTHGYDAWWNVGIAEVAKNSAIQQSAKARKEKLASARKY from the coding sequence ATGAAACTTACAACTGCACAAGCTCTAGTAAAATTTCTTAATCAACAATATATCGAAGTAGACGGTCAAGAAAATAAATTATTCAAGGGTATTTTTACTATTTTTGGCCATGGGAACGTATTAGGTATAGGTCAGGCGTTGGAAGAGGAAAGTGGGGATTTAGAGGTATATCAAGGACGGAATGAACAAGGAATGGCGCATGCTGCCGCTGCATTTGCCAAACAAAAGCTTCATCAACAATTAATTGCCTGTACATCATCTGTAGGTCCTGGATCAGCCAATATGGTAACAGCTGCAGCCACAGCTACAGCTAACAATATACCACTCTTATTAATTCCGGGAGATACGTTTGCCACGCGCCAACCAGATCCTGTTTTACAACAAATAGAGCAAGCGCATGACCCGACGATATCAACGAACGATGCATTTAAGCCTGTAAGTAAATATTGGGATAGAATAACAAGACCAGAGCAAATAATGACTGCTCTAATTAATGCGATGAGAGTGTTAACGAGACAAGCGGAGACAGGTGCTGTTACACTAGCTATTCCACAGGATGTTCAGACTGAGGCATATGATTACCCTGACTATTTTTTTAAAAAAAGGGTACATCGATTTCACAAAAGGAAACCAGATGATTACGAATTAAATCAAGTGGTGAGCTTGATCAAAGAAAAACAACGACCACTCATTATTTGTGGTGGAGGTGTTCGTTACAGTGAGGCAGGTAATGTACTAGCATCGTTCTGTGAAACATATAATATTCCTTTTGGAGAAACCCAAGCGGGTAAGAGTGCAGTAGTAAGTGATCATCCACTAAACCTTGGCGGGATTGGAGTAACAGGAAACTTCGCCGCGAATCGTATAGCTAATCAAGCTGATTTGATCATCGGTATTGGAACGAGATTTACCGATTTCACCACATCATCTAAACAATTGTTCCAACATAAGGATGTCGATTTTGTTTCTATTAATAATTCAGACTATCATGCTTCAAAATTAGATGCACACAAGCTTGTTGCAGACGCAAAAATTGCATTAGAACAGTTGAATCAGCAATTGTTGCAACATGATTACCATACGTCTTACAAAGACGAAATAACTCATATTAAAAAAGAATGGCAGGAAGAAGTTAGACGCTTATATAACGTAAACAATCAATCATCCGATTTCACCCCAGAAATTGAAGGGCATTTAGATGAACAATTAGAAGAATATCAAAAGGTGTTACAAGCTTCTTTAACACAAACGCAAGCTATCGGCGTGATTAATCAACACATTACAGATGATTCTATTATTGTAGGTTCATCAGGAAGCCTCCCAGGTGACCTGCAGAGAATGTGGATCAATCGTAGACCTAATACCTATCACTTAGAATATGGCTATTCCTGTATGGGATATGAAATTTCAGGTTCACTAGGTGTTAAGCTGGCTTCACCTCAACAAGAAGTTTACGCAATGGTCGGGGATGGCAGTTATTTAATGCTACATTCAGAGTTGATTACTAGTATTCAAGAAGGCCAGAAGATTAACGTACTGTTATTTGATAATGCAGGATTTGGTTGCATTAATAACTTACAAATGGATCATGGAATGGGCAGTTTTGGTACAGAATTTCGCAAGCGTGATCAACAGACACGTCAACTTACAGGCGATATTTTACCTATATCCTACGCAGAAAGTGCTGCAGCTTATGGCGTGACAACTTATACTGCTACTACACCTGAAGAATTAATTGCAGCAATAGAGGATGCCAAAAAACAATCAGTATCCACCTTAATTGATATCAAAGTATTACCTAAAACGATGACACATGGTTACGATGCTTGGTGGAACGTTGGTATAGCGGAAGTAGCAAAGAATTCAGCTATTCAGCAATCAGCCAAAGCAAGAAAAGAGAAGTTAGCATCAGCTAGAAAATATTAA